GCGCGCATCTCGGAGATCTCGCCGTGGATACGCGACCGCCGCCCCCGGAGCGAGGGGCGGCGGGTCGTGGGAGGGATGGAAGCCTACGGCGCCCAGGTCCGCGCGCCCTCGGCCGCTTCCTCCGCCTCGTGCTCACCGGCGACGCGATGCGCCCGGTTCACCGCCGAGACGACTGCCCGCAGGCTCGCGGTGGTGATCGATGACGCGACGCCGACTCCCCAGACGGTCTCACCGTTGATCTCGGTCTCCACATAGCAGGCCGCGTTGGCGTCGCCGCCGGCGGTCAGCGCGTGCTCGGAGTAGTCGAGCACGCGGACGTCGAACCCGACGGTGCCCAGCGCGTCGACGAAGGCGGCCAGCGGGCCGTTGCCGCTGCCGGCGATCTCGCGCTCGACGCCGTCGACCTTAACGATCGCGGTGATCGAGTCCTCGCCGCCGTCTTCTTCGGCCGCGTCGACCTTCTGGCGCATCCGCTCCAGCGGGGTAATCGGCTCCAGGTACTCCTGCGCGAAGACGTCCCACATCTCCTTGGGGTTGACCTCGCCGCCCTCGCCGTCGGTGATCTTCTGGATCTCGCGGCTGAACTCGATCTGCAGGCGCCGCGGCAGGTCCATGCCGTGGTCGGCCTTCATGATGTACGCGACGCCGCCCTTGCCGGACTGGCTGTTGACGCGGATCACGGCCTCGTAGTTGCGGCCGACGTCCTTGGGGTCGATCGGCAGGTAGGGGACGGCCCAGATGATGTCCTCGACGTCCTTGTCCTGCGCGTCGGCGTCGTACTTCATCTGGTCCAGGCCCTTGTTGATCGCGTCCTGGTGACTGCCGGAGAAGGCGGTGAACACCAGGTCGCCGCCGTACGGGTGGCGCTCGGGGACGTTCAGCTGGTTGCAGTACTCCACCGTGCGGCGGATCTCGTCGATGTCGGAGAAGTTGATCTGCGGGTCGACGCCGCGGGAGAACAGGTTCATGCCCAGGGTCACCAGGTCGACGTTGCCGGTGCGCTCACCGTTGCCGAACAGGCAGCCCTCGATGCGGTCGGCGCCGGCCAGGTAGCCCAGTTCGGCGGCCGCGACGCCCTCGCCACGATCGTTGTGCGGGTGCAGGCTGAGGATGATCGACTCGCGGCGGGCCAGGTTACGGCTCATCCACTCGATCGAGTCGGCGTACACGTTGGGGGTGGTCATCTCGACCGTCGCCGGCAGGTTGATGATCAGCGGCTTGTCGGGGGTCGGCGCGATGATCTCGGAGACGGCGTCGCAGACCTCCTTGGCGTAGGTCAGCTCGGTGCCGGTGTAGCTCTCCGGGGAGTACTCGTAGCGCCAGTTGGTGTCGGGGTACTTCTTCTCGGTCGCCAGGCACAGCGTTGCGGCGTCGGTGGCGATCTTGGTGATCGCCGACTTCTCGGCGCGGAAGACGACGCGCCGCTGCAGGATCGACGTCGAGTTGTAGAAGTGCACGATCACGTTCGGTGCGCCGTTGCACGCCTCGTAGGTGCGCTCGATCAGCTCCGGGCGGCACTGGGTCAGCACCTGGATGGTGACGTCCGCCGGGATGGCGTCGTCGTCGATGATCTCGCGGATGAAGTCGAAATCGGTCTGGCTCGCAGATGGGAAACCGACCTCGATCTCCTTGTAGCCCATGCGGACCAGCAGGTCGAACATGCGGCGCTTGCGGGCGGGGCTCATCGGGTCGATCAGCGCCTGATTGCCGTCGCGCAGGTCCACGGCGCACCAGAGCGGGGCGCGCTCGATCACCTTGTCGGGCCAGGTGCGGTCGGGCAGGGCGATCTTCTCGACCTCGTCGGCGAAGCTGCGGTAGCGGTGTACCGGCATCGCGGAGTTGCGCTGCGGGTTGTACGACGGCTGGCCGGCCGGAATCGGTCCGCTGGGGGCGACGATACGGCTGGGTCCGGAGGTGAAAGCGTCTGCGGGGGACATGGGTGGTCAAGCTCCTAGATCAAAGGAAGGGGTTTGACCGGCGCGTCGAACGGCCCGCGACGGAGGGCCGGTCGTGTCAGACCCCGCCGCGGCAACCGAGAAGAAGGGTGCGCTGCATATCTGCATGATACGACATCCCGTCGACACCGATCAAACACTCGGGACTGGACAAACTAAGGCTTACCTAATTACAGTGGGGAGGCCCCGTCCAACGGCGTGCGGGGAAGCGGCTGGGGAGAAGCGCCACGGACTTCGCCCACACCTGCCGGCACACACCGGCATGCGAAGGCAGGCCCCCGAGGGAAGACGTCTCGGGGGCCTGTCTGCATCGGCGTCGCCGCCGCGGATCCCGTAAGCGAGACACACTTCACTGTGTGATTAGCTTAGCCTAAGCTAATCTGACGGCAATGCCTGAGCAATGTGTCAGGCAGTCGACCGTTCATCCGCACAGGAGGAGTTCAATATGGGCAGCATCGATTGGGGTTCGATCCCGATCATCGGCGATCTCGGCCACGCTCTGGCCGGTACCGGGGCGTTTCAGGAAGTCTGGATCCCGGTCTGGAACACGATCGCGGTCGGCGTGAACTCGGTCTTCGGCCAGGACATCCTCTGGCATCAGTGAGTTCCGCGGCGCCTTGAGCGCGAAGACGCGGTCGCCGGCGTGTGCCGGCGCAGGGAGACAGGCCCCCGAGAGAAGACGTCTCGGGGGCCTGTCCGTATCCAGTATCGGCGACGATGCGCCGCTCACGCGAACGGCGTGCCCCAATGTCCGGAGAAAGCGATCTCTTTGAGCGGCAGGCGCTCTCGCGGCCAGGCGTCGCGCTCCCGGATCTCCGGCGTGAGCGTGTCCGGGTCGTCGGCCAGTCGTCCGATCGCGAGCAGCACCATCGGCCGGACTCCCTTCGGGATGCCGAAGGCCTCGATCGCGGCGGCCTTGCTGAATCCGGCCATCGGGTGCGCGTTGTAGCCGAGCGACACCGCCTGGATGATCATCTGGCCCAGGGCGAGACCGGCGTCGACCGCGCCGTACTCGTGCTTGGCCGGGTCGTCGGGCTCGTCGGTGGTGCACACCAGGATGAAGGCGGCCGACGCCGGCGCCCAGCTCGCATTGCCGCGGTTGAGTGTCGCGGTCAGCGCGGCGAAGGTGTCGTCGCCGCGGCGGCCGACCACCAGGCGCACCGGCTGGATCCGGCCCCAGGTCGGCGCCCAGCGGCCGGCGTCCAGGATCGAGGTCAGTTCGGCGTCGTCGATGGTGGCGGAGGTGTCGTAGCCGCGCGCGCTCCAGCGGCCGGCGATCAAGGGATGCATGACGACCACCCTACGGCGCGGCATCCGCGTCGGCCCCGGCGCGAAACGCCCGTATCGGGCAACGTCGGAGATCACTGCAAAGGACCAGGTAGAGGGGTCGATACACTCCCGGAGTCAGTTTCTCGGAAGAGAGGTCCCACCCGTGAATCCGGTCCTCGGAACGCCGAACGGCGCCGACACGGCATGGCTGCTGGCGGCCTTCGCGCTGGTGCTGTTGATGACGCCCGGCCTGGCCCTCTTCTACGGCGGCATGGTGCGCAGCAAGAGCGTGCTGAACATGATGATGATGTGCCTGGCGGCGATCCCGGTGGTCTGGGTGATCTGGTTGCTGTTCGGCTACTCGGCGGCGTTCGGGCCGGACAAGGCGGGTCTGATCGGCGACCCGACGGCGTTCGCGGGGTTACAGCATCTGTTCGGCGGTTTCGCCCCGGACGGCTCGGACACCGGCAAGATGCCGCTGGTCCAGCACATTCCAGCGATGCTGTTCGTCGCTTTCGAGGCCGGTTTCGCGATGGTCACCGTCGCGCTCATCGCGGGCGCCGTGGCCGACCGCATGCGATTCGGGGCGTGGCTGACGTTCTCCGCACTGTGGATCACGCTGGTCTACATCCCGGTGGCGCACTGGGTCTTCGCGGCGCCCGGACTGACCGGCGCGGCGCACGGCGGCTGGATCGTCTCCAAACTGCACGCCATCGACTTCGCCGGTGGCACGGCGGTCGAAATCAACTCCGGCGCTTCGGCTTTGGTGATGGCACTGCTGCTCGGCCGACGCGTCGGCTGGCCCAGCGATCCGATGCGTCCGCACAATCTGCCGTTCGTGATGCTCGGGGCCGGACTGCTCTGGTTCGGGTGGTTCGGCTTCAACGCCGGGTCGACGCTGGCCGCGAACGGCTCCGCGGCGCTGATCGCCGCCAACACGCTCGGTTCGGGCGCGGTGGCCATGGTGGCGTGGCTGGTCGTCGAGCGGGTGCGGCACGGCAAGCCGACGTCGTTCGGTGCGGCATCGGGTGTGGTCGCCGGTCTGGTCGCGATCACCCCGGCCTGTGGGTCGGTCACGCCGATCGGTGCGATGGCGGTCGGCGCCGCGGCCGGTGTGGCGAGTTCGTTCGCCATCGAGCTCAAGTACCGCTGGCGGTACGACGACTCGCTCGACGTGGTGGGTGTTCACCTGGTGTCCGGCGTGGTCGGCACCCTGATGATCGGCCTGGTGGCTAGCAGGTCGACCCCCACCGGCGTCGACGGCCTGCTGTACGGCGGTGGCTTCGACCAGCTGTGGCGGCAGGTGGTCGCGGTGCTGACCGTGCTGCTGTACGCGATGACCGTGACGGTCATCGTCGGATTCGTGCTCAACCGGTTGATCGGCCTGCGCGCGCACGCCCACCACGAGGCGGAAGGCCTCGACGACAGCTTGCACGCGGAGTCCGCCTACGACTTCCACGTCGACCGCGGCCGCCGGATCCCGGGCCTCGGCGGCTGAGTCCGGTCTACCGCACGGCGTCCTTCCCGCGCATCACGTAGGCGACGACGACGGACAGCACCAGCAGGGCGATGCCGCCGGCGAGTGCGGCGGCGTGCATGCCGTCGACGAAGGCCTGCTTGGCGGCCAGCGCCACCGGGCTGTCGGTGCCGACGTGGTCGAGCGTCTCGCCGAGCGAGTCGGCGAACCGGCCGTCGCTATGGCCGAGGAAGACCGCGGTGGCGAGCGAGCCGAAGAGCGCGAGCCCCAGGGCGGTGCCGAGCTCGAAACTGGTCTCCGAGACGCCCGACGCGGCGCCGGACTGCTCCGGCGGCGCCGAACCGACGACGACGTCGGACACCAGCGCGAACTGGATGCC
The nucleotide sequence above comes from Gordonia sp. PP30. Encoded proteins:
- a CDS encoding ammonium transporter is translated as MNPVLGTPNGADTAWLLAAFALVLLMTPGLALFYGGMVRSKSVLNMMMMCLAAIPVVWVIWLLFGYSAAFGPDKAGLIGDPTAFAGLQHLFGGFAPDGSDTGKMPLVQHIPAMLFVAFEAGFAMVTVALIAGAVADRMRFGAWLTFSALWITLVYIPVAHWVFAAPGLTGAAHGGWIVSKLHAIDFAGGTAVEINSGASALVMALLLGRRVGWPSDPMRPHNLPFVMLGAGLLWFGWFGFNAGSTLAANGSAALIAANTLGSGAVAMVAWLVVERVRHGKPTSFGAASGVVAGLVAITPACGSVTPIGAMAVGAAAGVASSFAIELKYRWRYDDSLDVVGVHLVSGVVGTLMIGLVASRSTPTGVDGLLYGGGFDQLWRQVVAVLTVLLYAMTVTVIVGFVLNRLIGLRAHAHHEAEGLDDSLHAESAYDFHVDRGRRIPGLGG
- the leuA gene encoding 2-isopropylmalate synthase; the encoded protein is MSPADAFTSGPSRIVAPSGPIPAGQPSYNPQRNSAMPVHRYRSFADEVEKIALPDRTWPDKVIERAPLWCAVDLRDGNQALIDPMSPARKRRMFDLLVRMGYKEIEVGFPSASQTDFDFIREIIDDDAIPADVTIQVLTQCRPELIERTYEACNGAPNVIVHFYNSTSILQRRVVFRAEKSAITKIATDAATLCLATEKKYPDTNWRYEYSPESYTGTELTYAKEVCDAVSEIIAPTPDKPLIINLPATVEMTTPNVYADSIEWMSRNLARRESIILSLHPHNDRGEGVAAAELGYLAGADRIEGCLFGNGERTGNVDLVTLGMNLFSRGVDPQINFSDIDEIRRTVEYCNQLNVPERHPYGGDLVFTAFSGSHQDAINKGLDQMKYDADAQDKDVEDIIWAVPYLPIDPKDVGRNYEAVIRVNSQSGKGGVAYIMKADHGMDLPRRLQIEFSREIQKITDGEGGEVNPKEMWDVFAQEYLEPITPLERMRQKVDAAEEDGGEDSITAIVKVDGVEREIAGSGNGPLAAFVDALGTVGFDVRVLDYSEHALTAGGDANAACYVETEINGETVWGVGVASSITTASLRAVVSAVNRAHRVAGEHEAEEAAEGARTWAP
- a CDS encoding nitroreductase family protein, whose translation is MHPLIAGRWSARGYDTSATIDDAELTSILDAGRWAPTWGRIQPVRLVVGRRGDDTFAALTATLNRGNASWAPASAAFILVCTTDEPDDPAKHEYGAVDAGLALGQMIIQAVSLGYNAHPMAGFSKAAAIEAFGIPKGVRPMVLLAIGRLADDPDTLTPEIRERDAWPRERLPLKEIAFSGHWGTPFA